In Rosa rugosa chromosome 4, drRosRugo1.1, whole genome shotgun sequence, the genomic stretch ttttaagAGTTATTTTACTTTACACCGTTACATTTACATCTAACTATGATCGACCATAATTTCATTGGTACTGACCGGGATAACAATTAACAAGTTACCTCCTTTCAGAGGCTAGAGCTACACATCCCCTAATATCCTAGCCCAACAACGCTAGAGCCATTTTATGGGCCGGCCCACAAGCTTTGATTCTAAATTCTTAATGTAATAATCTGCTACCGTAGTCCTACGGCTAAACCGAGAATGGGTTCGATAGGCACATCTCCGGTTGCGGAAAACGGTTCTGATACTCCCAACGGCGCCACCGTCACATACGACGGCGAGAACAAGCCTCACTCCGGCGATGGCTATCCTCCCTCGGCCGCCGAGACGACGCCGGAGTCGGAAGCGTCGAAGAAGCGGAGGATGTCCATGCTTCCTTTGGAGGTCGGCACGAGTGTAATGTGTCGTTGGAGAGACTCTAAGTACCATCCCGTCAAGGTTATCGAACGCCGGAGGGTTCACGGCGGCGGGCCCAACGATTACGAGTATTACGTCCACTACACCGAGTGTAAGATCCATTTTCTCTCGCTTAATTTTCccaattagggttagggttagggttttcggttttgTGAGTTTGTGCTATGTCGTAGCGAAATTGGTATTGGATTGGGTTTAATTGCTCACTACTCAGGAGAGTTTTACATTTCGTAAGGATTGGTGCTCGTTTTGCTAGAATCTAGTTTGGTAAATTTTTGAAATTGGTCAATTTGGTGAACTTCTTACTTGGCTGAGTTGATTAGGATGTTAAATTGATAACTTGTTACCGGGGTTGGCGATGAAAAGAAACTTAGTTGGCAATTAGGATAGAAGGAGTGGAATAATGCACTTAATACCGACAGAAAGAAGCCATAAtccctttattttctttgagtttattaaaAAGCATTAGGAAATGAGTCATGAGGTTGTCGACTCACATGTGTAGTGACTAGTGTTAGATTAGAAGATCAAGGAGTGGCTTCAATGTAGATTTGCTATGATTAGGGACTACAATTATGTTGGGCCGGTAAATCGGAGATGTTTTCAGAATAATGATGTGGAGGCAAAGATAATAGGAACTTCTGTGGGTTATGATGGACATTTAGGGAGGGGTTAGTAGGACTGACCATTTCCTTGATTTGCTTCCTTGTGGTCTGGGGTCAATCCCCCTCAACGTACCCCTCTAGCTAATTGCTAGGGTTTCTTATCTTTCTAAAGATTGTAGGGTTTGGCAGGAAGCACCAGTTTCAAGAATGAGTCCGCAAACTGGGTTTGGGAATTTCTGggcatagaaaagaaaatattatgcATGAGTTGTGACAAGCATAAAAAACTTGTTTGGGCCATGTATTCCGGTTATCTCTCTGGTTAAAATTCACTTTGATTTAATAGAACATTACATCTATCAGCTGATATCTTACTGATTGTGTACTAAAATTGTTTTTCCCCTTAGATGCCATAGCTTTTAACATCTTCTGCTGGTGGTGATATAATCAAATTGATCCATGTGAATTGATATAGTTATTTTTGTTAATCTGAACAGTCAATAGGAGGCTTGATGAGTGGGTGAAACTTGATCAACTTGATCTTGATTCAGTAGAGGCTGTTGTTGATGAGAAAGTGGAGGACAAGGTAATGTTGTATAGCTCATTTCACCCCTTTCCAAAGTCCTCTTTCGCACCACTCATTGTACCCATTGAGGTTTCCAAAGCGTTCAATGATGTTTGGGTTTCACAAAAGATTCCTTCTAAGAAGTTGACCCCCCCTTTTCCCATCAGTTGCGTATTCTGAAACCATTGACTTTGTATATTTATTACTGTGCTCAGGTTACAAGCTTGAAAATGACTCGCCATCAGAAGCGGAAGATCGATGAGACACATGTGGAGGTATGCACAATTTGGATAACTTCATTTTTTGATTATTGCTTTATATTGTTGTGttgtattgtttttttttttttttgggtggaaGCATCATTTACTTATATGCATCTGTTTAGGCCCACAACTAACAGGATGTTTATACCTATACCTTTCATATTTCtcatgcctctctctctctctcacacacacacacacacacggggTAAACCTAGGGAACATAACTTCTGAAGAAGTCTGTGTGGAAGTTTGTACATTGCTAGGTAGTGACAATGGGATTATATTATATGTGAGGAAGGGCTTTAGTCTCCAACTCTTATATTTTAAtctgtttttctctttttatagGGGCATGAAGAACTTGATGCTGCCAGCTTACGCGAACATGAAGAATTCACAAAAGTGAAAAATATAGCGACTATAGAACTTGGAAGATATGAGATTGAGACATGGTACTTCTCCCCCTTTCCACCAGAATATAATGACTCTTTGAAGCTGTACTTTTGTGAGTTTTGTCTCAATTTCATGAAGCGCAAAGAACAGCTTCAGAGGCATATGGTGAGCTGTCTGTCAAATTTCGTTGTTTTTCCTTGCTTACAATTGCTTACTTGTGAAGAGATTCATGCGTAAATGAGCCTGCTGTTAAATTCATTTATGATTAAGTTCACTTGCTTTCGTGGAATTTTTTATAATTAACGATGTTCTTCATACATTTTCGTGTTTGCATATATAGAGGAAGTGTGATCTCAAGCATCCTCCTGGTGATGAGATATACCGGAATCATACGCTTTCTATGTTCGAGGTTAGTTGCCAAGTTTCTGCAGTGAAGTCTAAAGAAACCCAAGGCTCGTTTTGTTAAGATTGATGCAATAtgcaatttattttgttttgaaaattgaaactcTTCAATACTGCATTATCCTCCTCGATATTCCTGTTTTCATACTCCTTTTTTTCAgtcttgaattttttattttttttatatatttgcaGTCTTGCAGAAGTTAAGTTTGTGGTTGATATAACTTTGCTGATTTTAGATGTTTTGAATCAGGTTGATGGTAAAAAGAACAAGGTTTATGGACAGAATCTTTGTTATTTGGCAAAGCTGTTTCTTGATCACAAGACCCTGTATTATGATGTTGACCTTTTTCTATTTTACATTCTATGTGAATGTGATGATCGGGGATGCCATATGGTCGGATATTTTTCAAAGGTAATGTGTTTGCTGTCATTGCTCTTTACTGCCGTACATACAAGGATATTTGTTTTAGCTACTGTGTATCTGCATGATGATTATTCTTGTGCCACAATGCTATGAATCTTATGACCAAGCACTATAACGTAATATAATATAATCCCATCAAAAAGTTTTACAGTACATACGATGCCCTTCTGCCCTGTTGCCCCGATGTTCACTGATGTATATTTGCTTTGGAAGTGCTTGGGAGTTTACTTTCTTGATAACTCCTGAGTAATTCCCACTCTTATCTACTTGTATAGGAGTGGGGTTTGTTTTATCTCTGATTTGGAGGTTGCTATGATAGCCTCATTGTAAAAGTTGCAGTTAGTTATAATCCCGTCTGTTACATAGTAGAAATTCTATCctcttattttttgtttttgatttttatttatggTTTAGCTAGTGAAACTCTCATGGCACAACTTTTGACATATGAGGGCAGATAGGGcttagggttttgaaattttgaagtgaCTAAAGCTCTGATGTCCATTTTCTCATCAGATTATTTTCTGTGGGTGTCGTTTTAACATGTCTTATCAGATACCTTTCTATGTTACTTGAAATTCAATATGTCATTCCTCATGATGCAGGAAAAGCATTCGGAGGAGTCCTATAACTTGGCATGTATCCTTACCCTTCCTCCTTATCAAAGAAAAGGCTATGGAAAATTTTTAATTGCCTTTTGTAAGCTTCTGTCTCTTAATATCTTTTATTCTTTTGGCTTATTTTGAATTGAAAGCAAACATTTGAGAAACAATTACTAATGTTTTCCCCAATATGGAGCAGCATATGAACTATCCAAGAAAGAAGGTAAAGTTGGTACGCCCGAGAGGCCGCTCTCTGATCTAGGACTCTTGAGTTACCGAGGATACTGGACTCGGGTGCTTCTAGACATCTTGAAAAAGCATAAGGGAAATATTTCCATCAAGGTGAGCATGTCTTAATCTTCTTTAAATCAAGACCTTCCACTGTAGTATAATTGCTTGTTCTACTTCTGCTGGAGCATTTTTGAAGTGTTCTGGACACTTGGAAATTGTGATGAATGTTTTGTGTAGCATTGCAATTacaaggtaaaaaaaaaaaggtttattTCTAGGAATACGATATAGAATATTTAGACCAACCAAATTATATTCACGTCCCTTATAATGATACATATTCACATTATAAAAATAGACCTACAGTGTATGAAGTATCCCAAATGGTTAGAATTACATACTGGATATCCCTTAGAATTGAACTCCCTTTAGTGAGAATATGTATGTCAGTTTCTTCCTCACTCTGGCATCCTTGCAATATCATAGATCCTCAGTAATGCTGTTTCTGCTCATCTACATACATGCATGATTATGCAGTGGTCCCTGAAAATTGATATCTTATGCTTATGCCATGGGAAGTGCCAAGAGAAATGTAAAATATCTCTGAATTAATGCCCTGAGGATCCCAGAACGAATTCAGGGTACATTTATAACCATATTGAATTATGTTCTTGTCTTGCAGGAGCTCAGTGACATGACTGCCATCAAGGCAGAGGATATTTTGACCACTCTTCAGAGTCTAGAATTAATTCAGTACAGGAAAGGGCAGCATGTCATCTGTGCTGATCCAAAAGTCCTGGACCGTCATCTTAAAGCAGCTGGTCCTGCTGGTCTGGAGGTTGATGTCGGCAAATTGATCTGGACGCCGTATAAAGAGCAAGGCTGATGATTTATAAATGTGTTTCATCAATCCTGTAATTTGCTGCACCTTGTATAGACCTAGGGGATGAAAACCGGAGTTGGACTTGAATCCTAGTCGGGAATTCTTGATATGACTGACACTACTCTCACCTGTAATGTAACAATATAAATTGACCAATTGGCCAGTGTAGTAACGGATGAAGTAACCAAGGACTAAAATATTCATGATGTCCTCAATATTTCTTCgaaatttctgttttttatAAGCACCGATATTAATTTTAACATATTCTTGATATGTTATTTTTAGTATATTTTTAGCTGATCATACAActtttatttaaaattttgataaaATTTTTATCTATatctaatatttttttaaatatttaattaatttttttttaattattgatattttcataattttcaaTATTTTAGTCATTGATAGTGATTGAGTGTTTTCTAATGTTTATATTCCTCTTGTACAATTGAGGCTACAAGGCCAAGAACAAAAGTTAAAAAAACCTACCCAACAACGCTAGGCTTAGACAAGCCTATCAGATGACCTTTAACCACTCAAAATAAAGCTGAGCACTACCACCCTTAACCTAAGGGCACTGTCAACATTAGAGTTTACCTGATCTAGGGTCGCCCCACACCTATGGAATGTGACACCATCCCAACATGGAAAATGTCAAGGTTAGGTTCTCAAGACTATCTTTATCagttgggttctcaagagtcaAGACTATCTTTTCCAAAACTGATTACATTATTCTTTTTAGGTGATCTTAGAAAAGAATAAGTTTGTACTCAACTTTTCTTTGGGAAAAGAAGAGGTGGGAATGAGTATTATGGTGCTTGATAATGCTCATCCGCAATTGCAGTTGCttaaaaggaaaaggaaagttTGCCTGGTTAAAGTAGAATATTATCTCTTACCATCAAGTTTCCATGTCATATTATTACTTATTAGTTTAGATAATAGATTACCATCATTGCTACAAGGCACTACTCAAATTAACAATATGACAATATACCATAATCGATCATTGTTTTAACTGGATTGCAAATAATCGGATGTTTATGTAGCTGCAAACCTACGAATAAGTCTTGCTTGTAATCTGACGGTAATGGCTTCAATTCTGCTTTCGAAAATCTGTAGGACTAATGAAATGCTTGACCGTAAAAAACAAAGGGGGCGGCATATCTTCCCTGGTATCTTTTCAACCTCAGAAAGCCAAAATTTCATGCTTAGTCTCCAAATTTGCAATTTGAAAAGAATGAGTAGAGCTCACATGGTCGGACTTTCCAttgattcaaaattcaaattactAAGTAATATTAGATCTACGAATATAATCAACTCAAATACATTACAGTAATAAGATATCAGTACCAGTCTTAATAATTATGTCATTGGAACATTGAATCAACCAATATCCAAAATTtggatccaaaagaaaaaagacattTACAACGTACCCCTTGTTTTTACCTTAATCCCCTTATGAATTTTCTTCTATTCATTAAAATCACACACTTGTGGATTGAGTTTGATGTCTAGGATGGTGAAGTTGTTTCAGCTGCAAACCTTTGAGTGCAGCCCCACCAGATCTTCTCTTCCAAAGACTGTCCTCCTCTCCTTCTTGGGGAGATTTATGTACTCTCTTGATCACAGGTAGAGGAGGATCCAGATCAACTAAGTTGATTGTTGTTGTAATAGCACAATGATCTTGTTTCACATTACTCACTTGTGGTCTCCTGCTTCTGCTTGGACagctggtggcggtggcagCAGTGGCGGTTTTAGTTGGAGTGGCGGCGGTGAGGTTTTTGCCCGAGAAGAGTTTCTTGAGCTTGGAATACTTGATATTGTTGCTGCTGTTGTTAGTTTGAGAGGTGATCGGGAAGCCAGAAACTTTGTTGTTCCTCTTAACTTGGCCTATACAACTGATTTTTGGAGACACAGAGCCATTGGAGAAGAAAGCATTACTTGGAACCTGGACATCTTTGATCGATGGTCTTGAACATAACATGGGCAAGAATGTGCCTCTGTGATTTATATGCAGATGAGCGTGAGCGTGAGCGTGATGGTggtggtagtggtggtggtgatggttgAAGCGATTGTACTCATTGGCCATAGCTCTAGCACTCGCCTCTTCTTAATTAACTCAATCTTTGGACAACTGTTAAGACGATTCACAATTCGAGAATGAGTTTCGAGAAACGGGAAGTTCTTCCACCTTGAATTGGGATGTGGTTCACACTTAAgaagaagagagggagagagaataCTACTCTTGTTGGGTGGTTTGGGGGGTTAAtaagaagagagggagagagcaaTGATATTTTAAGTTTATGATGGAGATGGTCGTTATGGTGTTCTTCTAAGCAAATGAGAAAAGTTTAAAAGGGCGTTGAGTTTGTCAAACATGGACTACGTGATGTATATTTTTGCATAACAAGACTccccttttattttgtttaccCATTCCTTTATTCATTCCAATATATTAAGTATTAACAATGACCTAgcgggagaagagagagatcaAATAGACACAAGTATGTGAGGATCATTATGTTGCCCTCTTTTGGGGTAATATGGGAAGTGAAGTGTGAAAATGAaagctctttttttctttaattattgaGGGTAACCTTCTACGGTTCTGCCGTACCAATTCTTGCCCAGTCGACACGCTATTGTTGGTTGTAAATCATAGGCTGACCTGCATCTTGTCTCCATTTGAATCTCATCAAGTCATCAGTGGGTTCATTCTTCATCAACATGTCGCATCACAAAATCATATAACATAATAATCAAGTGTTTAGTCTACCAAGACTATCAAATCGATCAGATTAGTTGTGTGAGAAATCAGATGAGATGTGTGGTTGGATACCAGTCAAGTGTGAATTATGAAGTTAAACGTACGCAGACAAAATGATACAAAAATAATTCATGTGTTGTGAAATGAgaaaatttgagagagaattgtgtattACTTAATTGATAATAAGACCTTTTATACATAGGAGCAAGAGTATAAATGTTACATAAAATTACAAGGAATCATATTCCGAAAAGATATAGAAAATTTCTGATTATATCTACTCTACTTATTACATAAGAAAACATATTCATGTTTGGACTAGTCACACCAAAATTAAGTTAACTGCAACAATATGATATTTAAGTTGTTAATAATTAGTGATCCACTATCAACACTAAATTTGAATTTGTAAATTGAGTCTAATTTTATATTAAGCTTGAGAACAATGTTATGTTGTTATGTTAGATCAAATTTACTATGCTGTTTGAATTAAACTTGTTTTAAGACCTCGTTTTCTGGCAATTATTTATTCTTCTCAGATCATTCTGTTGTATACAATCATGGCCCTTTATTCATGATGTTGGAGCTTGTTCTACAGAGGAATAAAATGCTTCTGCATTAAGTTTATGATATGCTAGTTGATTGAGACACACACAAAGCCAGACAAAGAGTCAAGCTGATCACAATGAATAGTAGTCCAGCACATATTATTATGTATAACCACGCCTACCCAGAAACCGAAAAATGTAAACCTTAATTAATCTAGGACCAATCAGTGGAAAACAAGTATATTACTTAATCTTCATAGTTCCTACTAAGCCAGTCTGCTCTCTATCTTCTTGCATATTATAGCCTCTCTATGTGTGTGCGTATTTGACTACTTGAACAGTTCAACGAATGGAAGATCAAAGTTTTCTTATGGGTTCATTGGCAAacaataaacatatatatatggggAAGAGGATGTATGTCTTGTTCATGAGTTTAatatatgtttttcttttctttgatgaAAGGATCCATCGAGTTTAATAATCATGATGTGCTGCTTTCTTTATGGCAAGCAATTTTTACCTTGTCAAAATGAGTATAAATAGTTTTCAAGTCAAAGGTGAAATATAGAGGAATTATATATGATCGATTTTATATTTTTACCTCTTCATTCTTTTTCTCTGTTGTTTTACTTGGTCATGAAAAACTACATTTAGGATTTTAGAGTTGGCTGAGATTTTTTCTAGGGTTGCTGGCCTTAATTAATATTAAACTTAAGAAACCATTATGGGCATCGATCTGGTAAATAGTAATAAAGAACGTACAGaaaaatttcagcttaaaaatttaAACATGTCAGAAATCCAGCTACTAGCTAGAGTACTGTAAAATCCAAGCAACTGGGTAAAATTAACTCAAATGAGATCTGGTTTTCAACTTAATCATTCATCTTTGTATTGCATGGAAATCTGGATTGGCTgtaaactttgattaaaaatgAAAGCACATGCACATCGAGGGTGGATAAAATGCAATAGAACTTGGAGGTGTATACATCTCAGCCGACAGAGCATGTACTATTGAACGTGGTATGCACATGAAAGGTGCATTTGGTACACAAAATTCTATCATATAATTTACCAAACAAGCACCTGTGGTTGGCAATTGCCCCCGAATGATTCATGTTAATGTATATGTTTGGTGTAAGTTTTGGAAGAGTGTAGGGGAGTAGGACCATTAATGGTCCTTTTGAGGGATCCCATCAATTATCAATTTTGTTTGTCTATGAATCTATGATCATCACGCATTGACCATCTAACAAAACTTTATTGTGTGTTACCATTTCACCCAGActtattcatttttaaattaCCAATTTGAATCTACTATCAAAATCCAAATCCTAGTAGTGACATAATATGGCAAATTATTTGATCGACTAACGTTTTGTACTTGCagtaaattttgttttgtttacttGAAGTACAATTAATTGAATTGTAATTTCCCTAAAAACATGTAATCATAAAAGGGAATAATGATAGTTACATTACTTGTGTCTCAAGATATCATATGAATTGTGGCTCCATTGATAGATAGGACATTCAGAGGCTGGAATTCAAATCCTCCTCCTCATTTGGCCTCTCTTGTAACCAATCATGAAtgatcatatatataattttaagaTCATAATCAAACTAGCGACAATGATGCAGATTTGTTACTTTGGGAGGCTGCTCCTCCTCCTAATTGGGTGAAGCTACACTTTGATGGTGCATATGATGTAAAAAATGGAAGAGATGGTATGGGTGCAGTAGTACGTGATGAATTTGGAAGGATGCAGGGTGCTTTGGCTGTTCCTGTTGATGGTTCACTTAGTCCATTAGCAACAGAAGCTGCAGCTTTAAGGTATGGAATTCTTTATTGTAAAGAGTTGAGTTTTACTAAAGTTAAGATTGAAGGTGATGCTTTGAATGTGTTGAAGGCTTTAGATTGTAATGACATTGATTTGAGTGAGATTGAGGCTGTCATTGAGGATGTCAAACATGTGATGgtagagatggagatggttaAGTGGAAACATGTTTGGAAAAAGTATAATCAGCTTGCTCGTGCTTTAGCCCGGTTAGCTTTGACTATGGCTGAGAGTATGTTTTGCAAGGAAATTAGCCCTATTTGGCTACAAGACCTTGTGGAGAAATACACTACGTAATAAGTTTGGGGGCTAACCTAAACCCTAGACCAACAGATTTCAGTATCTTGTAGCTTTGAGGGGGTTTCTTGTACACTAACGGCGGTGTACGCCAAAACTACGATTGCCGGTAGACGTCATCTCTGGCAAGAATTAAATCAAATTCATTCCCAGCATGGCCAGGGGCCCCGGTTGGTGTTTGGAGACTTTAACTGCATCTTGGGTGCGCATGAAAAGCGTGGAGGAGCTCTGCCAAATGGAACTTCATGCCTTGAGTTTAGTCAGATGTGCTCTGATTGTGAGCTTTTGGATATCCCCACAAAAGGCCTAGCTTACACATGGTCAAATGGTCATACTGAGGTCAAGCTTGACCGCGCTTTAGGGAACATGGAGTGGATGACTTCCTGGAATTCAATGGATTGTTGCACACTTACAAAGGCTACGTCTGATCATTGTCCCATTTTAGTGTCCTGCTCCAAGCTGGATGCTATCTCGAGACCACCTTTCAAGTTTCAAAGTTTGTGGTTGCAGACACCGGATTTCTTGGCCCTAGTTCGATCGTTCTGGAACAGTCTGCATTATCATGGGTGCCCACAATTTATCCTAGCAGCTAAATTACGGGCTCTAAAAG encodes the following:
- the LOC133742668 gene encoding uncharacterized protein LOC133742668; protein product: MKGAFDLLLWEAAPPPNWVKLHFDGAYDVKNGRDGMGAVVRDEFGRMQGALAVPVDGSLSPLATEAAALRYGILYCKELSFTKVKIEGDALNVLKALDCNDIDLSEIEAVIEDVKHVMVEMEMVKWKHVWKKYNQLARALARLALTMAESMFCKEISPIWLQDLVEKYTT
- the LOC133746260 gene encoding histone acetyltransferase of the MYST family 1-like: MGSIGTSPVAENGSDTPNGATVTYDGENKPHSGDGYPPSAAETTPESEASKKRRMSMLPLEVGTSVMCRWRDSKYHPVKVIERRRVHGGGPNDYEYYVHYTEFNRRLDEWVKLDQLDLDSVEAVVDEKVEDKVTSLKMTRHQKRKIDETHVEGHEELDAASLREHEEFTKVKNIATIELGRYEIETWYFSPFPPEYNDSLKLYFCEFCLNFMKRKEQLQRHMRKCDLKHPPGDEIYRNHTLSMFEVDGKKNKVYGQNLCYLAKLFLDHKTLYYDVDLFLFYILCECDDRGCHMVGYFSKEKHSEESYNLACILTLPPYQRKGYGKFLIAFSYELSKKEGKVGTPERPLSDLGLLSYRGYWTRVLLDILKKHKGNISIKELSDMTAIKAEDILTTLQSLELIQYRKGQHVICADPKVLDRHLKAAGPAGLEVDVGKLIWTPYKEQG
- the LOC133745207 gene encoding uncharacterized protein LOC133745207 translates to MANEYNRFNHHHHHYHHHHAHAHAHLHINHRGTFLPMLCSRPSIKDVQVPSNAFFSNGSVSPKISCIGQVKRNNKVSGFPITSQTNNSSNNIKYSKLKKLFSGKNLTAATPTKTATAATATSCPSRSRRPQVSNVKQDHCAITTTINLVDLDPPLPVIKRVHKSPQEGEEDSLWKRRSGGAALKGLQLKQLHHPRHQTQSTSV